The genomic DNA ataattaaatctAATTTCATCTAATACTTGTGTTAATTTGTTTagaatattttcttctttctgtAACGTTTGCACAGAATATACAGATAAGATGtgcaagaaaaaaataaggattTGAGCGTCTTTTACTTTAGAAAGAGCTTTATATATgactaaattaaaaaaaaaaaagttaatttgATAATTCccactttttaaaaagtataaaaacaCGAGCAAGGGTTTTATGCCTATGGCGTGGAAATTATTAAGTATATCTATGCATAAATCTTGCAATATAATGTCATCAAAaggaatattaaaatatgatgatgaacaaaaaatataaatgatattcttatagttatatttttttaatttgagttttatttttgaatacaaagaatttaagaatatttgtatttctttataactgtttaaatttttctgaGCATATTTACATAGACACATGAAAATATCAGTaatatctttttcattataatgatttttattaaataaaatttttaaacgaaataaaatttttttaaataattcgtGATCAAgcaaatttaaatttactaAACAATTTAACATGATACAACAATTATAcacattaaaaatgtttaactgattatttaattcatttttaatgtattcataaatattataataatttttgattcttagtttatttatattatgtacaagGAAACAAAAGTCTTTCttctttaatttaattaaagttccattttttgatatattatgtgagctgttattttttcctttttccaaATATTCAACGAgtgtatcttttttttttagtaaatttgAGAAAGTTCCACATTGTTCATTATCCATCCTACTGTTAATACTTTCGTTAGAGATAAAACTTCCATTCAAATGAGTATATGTATCAACGTTATTTACATAATCGTAAGTAGAAAAAGACTTATTGTGAATCGTTTCATCATTATTTAGTAgacctttttttattttgacttttttttcttcttttaaatttagaTTAATGACGactgataaaataatttccttaaaaaaattgtcttctttaaaattatacttttGCAACACATTCATCAGCATGTTCAGGGAACATATATCTAAACTATGCAAATTGCGTAAATTGTGAGTATTGTACACCTCAGAGTATAACCAATTTTGCATGCTCATTAgcatctttttaattttaagtaaaacgcaattttgaatatttccTTTCAACTTAGTATAGctataaataaacaatatcAAGTGATTGTaacatattttgttaaaaaataaaaaataaagaaaaagcttgtacataatattttttaactcatgcatatttttcaaatgcTCCAGATCATTTAACTTGGAGTATGTGTTACATATTAATGTTAAATCTAAAAAGTTCAAGTGATTTCTCCTATTACTAAAAAGAGAACTAACATTCTCTTCATTGtttttatacattaatttattccagttttttatctcatttttttcatacgtAATCAgcttattattcatattatcaATGTTAGTAGTGCAAGgcactttttcatttttcaactTGTTCAAGTGAAAATTGGCGATTACTATATCACTGTACGGATAAAAGCTAGACTGtgtaatatcatttttttttctttctgcGTCCTTCTCTTTTCTGATATGTATTAAGAAACCCTTCTGACAATTTAAgatgaaaattaaattatgggTAAACAAGTTTAAAAAGttcaaattaatatatttataagaattTACAATACTATAAAAGGACagaattatttgttttaagtGCATGTTGAAAATGAAACTTATATTGTCCGGATTAACTATACTTCTCCAAAATTTATTATcgttaatgttttttttacttaataaatgaattataatagAAAAGTCATTTTCACtcaattttttgaatttcaGAAGATGTAAAAAACTGTCattaaatttgtatatattacataaatcaTCTTTTCtacaaaattttcttatttgcCTGACTAACTCAGACTGTTCAAAAGGGTTGATATATGAACTTgtatctttttcatttattctattttcaTGTGTTTGAACTGTATTTACGACCTTCCCCTTTGTTGCAggtaaatttaaatattccttatattcattaattatgttaccattaaaaaatatatttccataTTCTACATTTGAAGCGTTACTTTTTATGGTTGTTTCAAATTTcttaacatttatttttctaagatttccaaaatatatttttaaaaatatatctaccTCCTTTGCTACACTTAGATGGGTACATTTCTCTAAACATTTCATCTAATTtcgagaaaaaaaattcgaCAAAATATAATCCTCTTTTTTTGTCTATTTTTAGCATATAAAAACGAACATCTCAAAACGAGGGactttaaaacatttaaaaaagggGATTGTGATATCAAAAAGTGTAAAGTGTATCTATATGTATACCTtggtatgtatatatttaagggATTTACTAAAAGTCCACactttttcatatatatgggAAAGTATCACATTTATGCTTCtcttttttcactttttatcCCTTGTAAATTATTCCGTGTCGGAATAGATTTTACAATCAGTGAAGATGGTATTCTGAGCTGTTACTTTGTTGTTTCTTTCTTtgtattgtttatttttatttatttatttttttttcatttattgtGTGGCACTCGAAAATGCATAAAGgggtaaaatataattttatcttttactCGATATAATTTCAACGTTTTTTCTTTCGAAATGACTTCGGTATTTTCTCCGTCcccaaaataattttaatgctTCTTTTCCATTGTGGAAATCGTTTTATTAATGATATTTTCGAAATagtttttatgttttttcatgttttctTCAATCAGTGTTgaaattttttgatttttagaaataacttaaaaaaattttatttcgtttttttctttctttttttcacaaTTTTTTCCAATGTTCCTTCTACTAGTTAAAACTCCATATACGCaatgtgaatatatatatgtacaacacatgtattattaaaaaaaaaaaaaaaattataatgttaTCATATGTAGAAAAAATGCAGACATGCAAAGgcattttatttatccatttttgataaattttaaaaaattttgggaatgtcataaatattataaatttatgtttatacatttgtatataaagGCTAAATTTGATAtgagaaatatatttcattgttgcatatttatgcattttttttttttttacggttttattattaaaaatgaagaggaaactttttttttgtttgtataCCATTTGACTATAATTGTGTGCCccaatatgtatatatatatgcatatatatataaaaatgtgcacatatataaagatgcattgtataaatatgctAAAGTAAATATGAGTATATAAATaggcatataaaaatatgaataaatgtaaattataatgTTAAACAATATTTCACatgcataataaaaaaatagcaaataaAAGTTTAAGACATTTcgattttgtttttaatcacctttttcattttatatgatGGAAAAactgttttgtttttttgtacttttgTACCTTcgttctttctttctttcgttccattttttttttttttttttttttataaaatagaatagtATTTGTAgattttgtatttaaatttaagaaCATGGGAATGTAACACCCACTGTGTGcaacatatgcatatatatttgtatacatatatatatatatatatatatatatttgtatgcatatattcgttcatttatatttgtgaAACAGAGGAGGAAGAACAAAGAAATGAAATTACATAAGCAAAAGGCACATTTGGAGTATCATAGTAATTTTAGGGacgtatattttatatattattttcaatcAAACggataatacaaatatatttttctttgaaATGTTGGTTGTAGATTaccattaataaaattatacagTTGTACGTAATTTGTAAAAGGTAGCATCAAATATgctatttgaaatatttaggAATAGGGGagttatatgttattttatttttttttatatagtgTTAAAAATTAACTTAAGGAAAAGGATTTATAAATTGCATTTTATTGTAGCTTTAACTTTTGAACATcagctaaaaaaaataaaagtacagTTAGGTgttcattattaatatatattcttcagTTCGTTCCTtgcatatgcacatatatatacacgtaacaaattttacattaaattcttctattttattttgttttacccttttttattctgtttttcTATGTTTTTGTCT from Plasmodium brasilianum strain Bolivian I chromosome 10, whole genome shotgun sequence includes the following:
- a CDS encoding hypothetical protein (conserved Plasmodium protein), which translates into the protein MKCLEKCTHLSVAKEVDIFLKIYFGNLRKINVKKFETTIKSNASNVEYGNIFFNGNIINEYKEYLNLPATKGKVVNTVQTHENRINEKDTSSYINPFEQSELVRQIRKFCRKDDLCNIYKFNDSFLHLLKFKKLSENDFSIIIHLLSKKNINDNKFWRSIVNPDNISFIFNMHLKQIILSFYSIVNSYKYINLNFLNLFTHNLIFILNCQKGFLIHIRKEKDAERKKNDITQSSFYPYSDIVIANFHLNKLKNEKVPCTTNIDNMNNKLITYEKNEIKNWNKLMYKNNEENVSSLFSNRRNHLNFLDLTLICNTYSKLNDLEHLKNMHELKNIMYKLFLYFLFFNKICYNHLILFIYSYTKLKGNIQNCVLLKIKKMLMSMQNWLYSEVYNTHNLRNLHSLDICSLNMLMNVLQKYNFKEDNFFKEIILSVVINLNLKEEKKVKIKKGLLNNDETIHNKSFSTYDYVNNVDTYTHLNGSFISNESINSRMDNEQCGTFSNLLKKKDTLVEYLEKGKNNSSHNISKNGTLIKLKKKDFCFLVHNINKLRIKNYYNIYEYIKNELNNQLNIFNVYNCCIMLNCLVNLNLLDHELFKKILFRLKILFNKNHYNEKDITDIFMCLCKYAQKNLNSYKEIQIFLNSLYSKIKLKLKKYNYKNIIYIFCSSSYFNIPFDDIILQDLCIDILNNFHAIGIKPLLVFLYFLKSGNYQINFFFFNLVIYKALSKVKDAQILIFFLHILSVYSVQTLQKEENILNKLTQVLDEIRFNYITEKIIISLYIYVTPVLLLNETCFLFFEKSLQSVICNNGKEKGYSDRTEDKKNELTRTAENYLAHHKNNNNKSKYFYSSFSYDCDYIDVLFNDIYCYISNISNINKINNINNINNINNINNINSIKNVNNISNVNNVNNINNINNINSINSIKNVNNISNVNNVNNMNNVNNINNVNNLNINELRIFFFLLLADLYEQKTRLFQKSVLSEKNKKKVGENGNHQISNLIRTCKLKILFDSLYLRLNNDCLNYFLKTRKPFDYETCRKQHLLIKKIRCYDTILKLNKYSDNKKENEKNIPLDNYYREVTEYFNHFEESLFNAVKIFYEDFFLYSFCQKKEQEKITSFIYPSSKSHKYDPFVFCINDNLIIKLKKNIFINSFRISYLFELSQ